A stretch of the Lactuca sativa cultivar Salinas chromosome 9, Lsat_Salinas_v11, whole genome shotgun sequence genome encodes the following:
- the LOC111891651 gene encoding methionine S-methyltransferase isoform X1, which yields MAAVKGLYGSVDEFLKQCSQSGDSAYSALRSLLERLENPDTRTEARIFFTHLQKKLETDGASEHCLDTYHFQIQDIFLERNEGYQKKKKLTMMVIPSIFMPEDWSFTFYEGLNRHPDSIFKDKTVAELGCGNGWISIAIAEKWSPLKVYGLDINPRAVKISWINLYLNALDENGELVYDHEKKTLLDRVEFYESDLLSYCRDNHIELERIVGCIPQILNPNPDAMSKLITENASEEFLHSLSNYCALQGFVEDQFGLGLIARAVEEGIDVIKPMGIMIFNMGGRPGQGVCKRLFERRGLRVNQLWQTKILQASDTDISALVEIEKNNPHRFEFFMGLVGDQPICARTAWAFGKAGGRISHALSVYSCQLRNPNQVKKIFDFLKNGFQDISNSLDLSFQDESVADEKIPFLAYLAGILKDSSRFPYEPPTGSKRFRDLIAGFMKTYHHVPISADNVAIFPSRATAIENTLRLFTPRLAIVDEHLTRHLPKQWLTSLEIEQKGDKKTSTDGITVIEAPRQSDLMIELIKKLRPQVVVTGIAPFEAVTSSAFEHLLRTTREIGSRLFIDISDQFELSSLPSSIGVLKYLARTPLPSHAAIICGLLRNQVYADLEVAFVISEEQTIFDGLSKSVELLQGNTALISQYYYGCLFNELLSFKLPDRRPPTERETENTKSSDMIGFSSSAISVLTDAELSIKETDTSSLIHMDVDQIFLPTPTPVKAAIFESFARQNVTESECDVTPSIKQFIKTAYGFSADHTAEFIYADFPLALFNKLVLCCIEEHGTLCIPTGSNGTYTAAARFLNANIVSIPTCPETGFKLTENQLGKALETVTKPWVYISGPTINPTGLLYSNEEMKSLLKTCAKYGARVIIDTSFSGVEFNLKGWEGWNLDGSLAELKGNSSFCVCLLGGLFFKMPTGGLASGFLVLNQRFLADACYGFLGLNKPHSTIRYTAKKLLDLREQNGDLTGDGEKQGKILADRLKRLKQTLESCGWEVIEAHGGVSLIAKPSAYLGKTIKTDKDGSAWEVKLNDTNIREAMLRTTGLCINGASWTGIPGYCRFTLALEDIDFDRALDCIAKFKQIVN from the exons ATGGCTGCAGTGAAGGGCTTGTATGGATCGGTAGATGAGTTCTTAAAGCAGTGTTCACAGTCAGGTGACTCTGCCTACAGTGCATTAAGATCACTCTTGGAGCGCCTCGAGAACCCGGATACCCGAACCGAAGCCAGGATCTTCTTCACGCATCTCCAGAAAAAGCTCGAAACCGATGGCGCCTCAGAACATTGCCTCGATACTTACCATTTCCAAATCCAAGATATATTCCTCGAACGGAATGAAG GTtaccaaaagaaaaagaaattaacAATGATGGTGATACCCAGCATCTTTATGCCAGAGGACTGGTCATTTACTTTCTATGAAGGGTTGAACAGACATCCAGATTCCATCTTCAAGGATAAGACAGTTGCTGAGCTTGGTTGTGGAAATGGATGGATATCCATAGCCATTGCTGAGAAATGGTCACCATTGAAG GTTTATGGGCTTGATATAAATCCAAGAGCTGTAAAGATTTCATGGATAAATTTGTATCTAAATGCTTTGGATGAAAATGGAGAGCTTGTTTATGACCATGAGAAGAAAACTTTGCTGGACAGGGTAGAGTTTTATGAATCTGATCTATTATCATATTGCAGAGATAACCACATAGAGCTTGAACGAATTGTTGGATGCATACCACAG ATTCTTAATCCAAATCCCGATGCAATGTCCAAGCTTATTACAGAAAATGCTAGTGAAGAGTTTCTCCATTCACTGAGTAACTATTGTGCACTTCAG GGATTTGTTGAGGATCAATTTGGTCTAGGTCTTATTGCAAGGGCAGTTGAAGAAGGAATTGATGTGATCAAGCCTATGGGAATCATGATATTTAATATGGGAGGGCGTCCAGGACAAGGTGTCTGTAAACGTTTATTTGAACGCCGTGGGCTCCGCGTTAACCAGCTGTGGCAAACCAAAATTCTTCAGGCTTCTGACACTGACATTTCGGCTTTAGTTGAAATTGAGAAGAATAATCCACACAGGTTTGAGTTCTTCATGGGACTTGTTGGAGATCAGCCAATTTGTGCTAGGACAGCATGGGCCTTTGGAAAGGCTGGTGGACGCATTTCTCATGCTTTATCTGTTTACAGCTGTCAACTTCGAAATCCCAACCAG GTTAagaaaatctttgactttctcaaaaATGGGTTTCAAGATATCAGCAATTCCTTGGATTTATCTTTTCAAGACGAGTCTGTTGCTGATGAGAAGATCCCATTTCTAGCATATCTTGCTGGTATTTTAAAAGACAGCTCACGTTTTCCATACGAGCCTCCAACTGGAAGCAAAAGGTTCCGTGATCTTATTGCAGGCTTCATGAAAACATACCACCATGTACCAATTAGCGCTGAT AATGTTGCTATATTTCCTTCAAGGGCCACAGCTATTGAGAATACCCTTCGATTGTTCACTCCACGTCTTGCCATTGTTGATGAGCATCTAACCCGACACCTACCAAAGCAATGGTTAACATCATTAGAAATTGAG CAAAAAGGAGACAAGAAAACTTCTACAGATGGAATCACTGTTATTGAAGCGCCACGTCAGTCGGATTTGATGATAGAGCTGATAAAAAAGTTAAGGCCACAAGTGGTGGTGACAGGGATTGCACCATTTGAGGCTGTTACTAGTTCAGCCTTTGAGCATCTTTTACGTACCACAAGAGAAATCGGTTCTCGTCTTTTTATCGACATATCTGACCAGTTTGAGCTTTCCAGTCTCCCCAGTTCAATTGGAGTCTTGAAATATCTTGCTAGAACTCCATTGCCTTCTCATGCAGCCATCATATGCGGCTTGTTGAGAAATCAG GTTTATGCAGATCTTGAAGTAGCTTTTGTGATATCTGAAGAACAAACCATTTTTGATGGATTGTCAAAAAGTGTGGAACTATTACAAGGCAATACTGCTCTGATTAGCCAATATTATTATGGCTGTCTTTTCAATGAGCTTCTGTCCTTTAAGCTTCCTGACAGACGTCCACCTACAGAG aGAGAAACCGAAAACACAAAATCTAGCGACATGATTGGATTCTCAAGTTCCGCAATCTCAGTTCTAACAGATGCAGAATTATCAATCAAAGAAACCGATACATCTTCTCTAATCCACATGGATGTGGACCAAATATTCCTCCCTACACCAACCCCAGTCAAAGCCGCCATCTTTGAAAGCTTCGCAAGGCAAAACGTAACCGAATCCGAATGCGATGTAACACCCAGCATCAAACAGTTCATCAAAACCGCTTACGGTTTCTCAGCCGATCACACCGCTGAATTCATATACGCCGATTTCCCGCTCGCTCTTTTCAATAAACTTGTGCTCTGCTGCATTGAAGAACACGGAACCCTCTGCATACCCACCGGATCGAACGGAACTTACACCGCCGCTGCCCGGTTCTTAAAcgcaaacatcgtctccatcccGACCTGCCCGGAAACCGGATTTAAACTGACCGAAAACCAACTTGGTAAAGCACTCGAAACTGTCACGAAACCATGGGTTTACATTTCCGGTCCCACGATAAATCCGACTGGGTTACTTTATAGCaatgaagaaatgaaaagtttgttGAAAACTTGTGCTAAATATGGGGCGAGGGTGATTATTGATACTTCCTTTTCGGGGGTAGAGTTTAATTTGAAGGGTTGGGAAGGCTGGAATTTGGATGGAAGTTTGGCGGAGTTAAAGGGGAACTCGtctttttgtgtgtgtttgcttGGTGGGTTGTTTTTTAAAATGCCTACTGGAGGGCTTGCGTCTGGGTTTCTAGTTTTGAATCAGAGGTTTTTGGCGGATGCTTGTTATGGATTCTTGGGGTTGAATAAGCCTCATAGTACTATTCGCTACACTGCCAAGAAATTGCTGGATCTTAGAGAGCAAAATGGAGATCTAACGGGTGATGGTGAGAAACAGGGGAAAATTCTGGCTGATCGATTGAAGCGTTTGAAACAg ACACTGGAGAGTTGCGGGTGGGAAGTCATTGAAGCTCACGGGGGCGTTTCCCTAATTGCAAAGCCCTCCGCTTATCTTGGCAAAACCAttaaaactgacaaagatggttCAGCATGGGAAGTGAAACTGAATGACACCAACATCCGAGAAGCAATGCTGAGAACCACAGGTTTATGCATCAATGGAGCTTCATGGACCGGGATCCCTGGCTATTGCAGGTTCACATTAGCCCTAGAAGACATTGATTTTGATCGTGCTTTGGATTGCATTGCCAAATTCAAGCAAATTGTCAACTAA
- the LOC111891651 gene encoding methionine S-methyltransferase isoform X2: MMVIPSIFMPEDWSFTFYEGLNRHPDSIFKDKTVAELGCGNGWISIAIAEKWSPLKVYGLDINPRAVKISWINLYLNALDENGELVYDHEKKTLLDRVEFYESDLLSYCRDNHIELERIVGCIPQILNPNPDAMSKLITENASEEFLHSLSNYCALQGFVEDQFGLGLIARAVEEGIDVIKPMGIMIFNMGGRPGQGVCKRLFERRGLRVNQLWQTKILQASDTDISALVEIEKNNPHRFEFFMGLVGDQPICARTAWAFGKAGGRISHALSVYSCQLRNPNQVKKIFDFLKNGFQDISNSLDLSFQDESVADEKIPFLAYLAGILKDSSRFPYEPPTGSKRFRDLIAGFMKTYHHVPISADNVAIFPSRATAIENTLRLFTPRLAIVDEHLTRHLPKQWLTSLEIEQKGDKKTSTDGITVIEAPRQSDLMIELIKKLRPQVVVTGIAPFEAVTSSAFEHLLRTTREIGSRLFIDISDQFELSSLPSSIGVLKYLARTPLPSHAAIICGLLRNQVYADLEVAFVISEEQTIFDGLSKSVELLQGNTALISQYYYGCLFNELLSFKLPDRRPPTERETENTKSSDMIGFSSSAISVLTDAELSIKETDTSSLIHMDVDQIFLPTPTPVKAAIFESFARQNVTESECDVTPSIKQFIKTAYGFSADHTAEFIYADFPLALFNKLVLCCIEEHGTLCIPTGSNGTYTAAARFLNANIVSIPTCPETGFKLTENQLGKALETVTKPWVYISGPTINPTGLLYSNEEMKSLLKTCAKYGARVIIDTSFSGVEFNLKGWEGWNLDGSLAELKGNSSFCVCLLGGLFFKMPTGGLASGFLVLNQRFLADACYGFLGLNKPHSTIRYTAKKLLDLREQNGDLTGDGEKQGKILADRLKRLKQTLESCGWEVIEAHGGVSLIAKPSAYLGKTIKTDKDGSAWEVKLNDTNIREAMLRTTGLCINGASWTGIPGYCRFTLALEDIDFDRALDCIAKFKQIVN; the protein is encoded by the exons ATGATGGTGATACCCAGCATCTTTATGCCAGAGGACTGGTCATTTACTTTCTATGAAGGGTTGAACAGACATCCAGATTCCATCTTCAAGGATAAGACAGTTGCTGAGCTTGGTTGTGGAAATGGATGGATATCCATAGCCATTGCTGAGAAATGGTCACCATTGAAG GTTTATGGGCTTGATATAAATCCAAGAGCTGTAAAGATTTCATGGATAAATTTGTATCTAAATGCTTTGGATGAAAATGGAGAGCTTGTTTATGACCATGAGAAGAAAACTTTGCTGGACAGGGTAGAGTTTTATGAATCTGATCTATTATCATATTGCAGAGATAACCACATAGAGCTTGAACGAATTGTTGGATGCATACCACAG ATTCTTAATCCAAATCCCGATGCAATGTCCAAGCTTATTACAGAAAATGCTAGTGAAGAGTTTCTCCATTCACTGAGTAACTATTGTGCACTTCAG GGATTTGTTGAGGATCAATTTGGTCTAGGTCTTATTGCAAGGGCAGTTGAAGAAGGAATTGATGTGATCAAGCCTATGGGAATCATGATATTTAATATGGGAGGGCGTCCAGGACAAGGTGTCTGTAAACGTTTATTTGAACGCCGTGGGCTCCGCGTTAACCAGCTGTGGCAAACCAAAATTCTTCAGGCTTCTGACACTGACATTTCGGCTTTAGTTGAAATTGAGAAGAATAATCCACACAGGTTTGAGTTCTTCATGGGACTTGTTGGAGATCAGCCAATTTGTGCTAGGACAGCATGGGCCTTTGGAAAGGCTGGTGGACGCATTTCTCATGCTTTATCTGTTTACAGCTGTCAACTTCGAAATCCCAACCAG GTTAagaaaatctttgactttctcaaaaATGGGTTTCAAGATATCAGCAATTCCTTGGATTTATCTTTTCAAGACGAGTCTGTTGCTGATGAGAAGATCCCATTTCTAGCATATCTTGCTGGTATTTTAAAAGACAGCTCACGTTTTCCATACGAGCCTCCAACTGGAAGCAAAAGGTTCCGTGATCTTATTGCAGGCTTCATGAAAACATACCACCATGTACCAATTAGCGCTGAT AATGTTGCTATATTTCCTTCAAGGGCCACAGCTATTGAGAATACCCTTCGATTGTTCACTCCACGTCTTGCCATTGTTGATGAGCATCTAACCCGACACCTACCAAAGCAATGGTTAACATCATTAGAAATTGAG CAAAAAGGAGACAAGAAAACTTCTACAGATGGAATCACTGTTATTGAAGCGCCACGTCAGTCGGATTTGATGATAGAGCTGATAAAAAAGTTAAGGCCACAAGTGGTGGTGACAGGGATTGCACCATTTGAGGCTGTTACTAGTTCAGCCTTTGAGCATCTTTTACGTACCACAAGAGAAATCGGTTCTCGTCTTTTTATCGACATATCTGACCAGTTTGAGCTTTCCAGTCTCCCCAGTTCAATTGGAGTCTTGAAATATCTTGCTAGAACTCCATTGCCTTCTCATGCAGCCATCATATGCGGCTTGTTGAGAAATCAG GTTTATGCAGATCTTGAAGTAGCTTTTGTGATATCTGAAGAACAAACCATTTTTGATGGATTGTCAAAAAGTGTGGAACTATTACAAGGCAATACTGCTCTGATTAGCCAATATTATTATGGCTGTCTTTTCAATGAGCTTCTGTCCTTTAAGCTTCCTGACAGACGTCCACCTACAGAG aGAGAAACCGAAAACACAAAATCTAGCGACATGATTGGATTCTCAAGTTCCGCAATCTCAGTTCTAACAGATGCAGAATTATCAATCAAAGAAACCGATACATCTTCTCTAATCCACATGGATGTGGACCAAATATTCCTCCCTACACCAACCCCAGTCAAAGCCGCCATCTTTGAAAGCTTCGCAAGGCAAAACGTAACCGAATCCGAATGCGATGTAACACCCAGCATCAAACAGTTCATCAAAACCGCTTACGGTTTCTCAGCCGATCACACCGCTGAATTCATATACGCCGATTTCCCGCTCGCTCTTTTCAATAAACTTGTGCTCTGCTGCATTGAAGAACACGGAACCCTCTGCATACCCACCGGATCGAACGGAACTTACACCGCCGCTGCCCGGTTCTTAAAcgcaaacatcgtctccatcccGACCTGCCCGGAAACCGGATTTAAACTGACCGAAAACCAACTTGGTAAAGCACTCGAAACTGTCACGAAACCATGGGTTTACATTTCCGGTCCCACGATAAATCCGACTGGGTTACTTTATAGCaatgaagaaatgaaaagtttgttGAAAACTTGTGCTAAATATGGGGCGAGGGTGATTATTGATACTTCCTTTTCGGGGGTAGAGTTTAATTTGAAGGGTTGGGAAGGCTGGAATTTGGATGGAAGTTTGGCGGAGTTAAAGGGGAACTCGtctttttgtgtgtgtttgcttGGTGGGTTGTTTTTTAAAATGCCTACTGGAGGGCTTGCGTCTGGGTTTCTAGTTTTGAATCAGAGGTTTTTGGCGGATGCTTGTTATGGATTCTTGGGGTTGAATAAGCCTCATAGTACTATTCGCTACACTGCCAAGAAATTGCTGGATCTTAGAGAGCAAAATGGAGATCTAACGGGTGATGGTGAGAAACAGGGGAAAATTCTGGCTGATCGATTGAAGCGTTTGAAACAg ACACTGGAGAGTTGCGGGTGGGAAGTCATTGAAGCTCACGGGGGCGTTTCCCTAATTGCAAAGCCCTCCGCTTATCTTGGCAAAACCAttaaaactgacaaagatggttCAGCATGGGAAGTGAAACTGAATGACACCAACATCCGAGAAGCAATGCTGAGAACCACAGGTTTATGCATCAATGGAGCTTCATGGACCGGGATCCCTGGCTATTGCAGGTTCACATTAGCCCTAGAAGACATTGATTTTGATCGTGCTTTGGATTGCATTGCCAAATTCAAGCAAATTGTCAACTAA